The genomic stretch ATGGTTAAAGTTAATTAGTTATTCATAACTCAAATTGaaagataaaaaagaagttattcaaaaatatattctatACATACAGGAAGCCATATTTATGTTAATGAATATCATTACACAGAGTAATAACAGTATTATTATCCAAAAACTTCTACAAAACTAGCATATATTTCTTCTCTATGGTAAATGGATATAATTTTGGTACTAATCTATTATCTTGAGatacaaattattatataatttatcatttttccTTACTTTTTTGATTAGGAAAGAGAATCTAGGCAGCTATTAAGGAAATCTTGGATGATAATTACTCCTTTAAAATTCAATGGTCTTGGTAAGAGATAATGGTAAAGCTTCCAatatttaacatttttCAGAGTAACGATGGAGTGCTGATAGAAGATCATCAGGGGAAATGGCATTATCTCCATCACCATCTAAGTTAGTTAACATagtttttaattcttcCTCACTCATTGAAAGACCAAGTCTGGAAGCACATGCTGAAAGATCCTCAAGATCTATTGTTCCAGTCTTCTTGATATCAAGGCAACTAAAGATATTTACAGCATCTTCAACAGtgaatttttttatctCATTTCCACTGTTTACAAGACTTACAAATCCTGCAAAATCTAGTTTACCTCCACACTCCTGAGTTAGTGAGTTTAGTCTTCCAATGACTGTGTTATCTAATGGAATATCCATACACGTAGCTGCAGCTCTTAAGAACCCAACATCTAACCCTGATTTACCATCAAGTAAATCAAAAACATCTCTCAATTCTCTAACTTCAGTACTgtccattttttttaaaataaaatcaaacTGCCAATATTAGTATTAGTTTTCCTTGGATAAAGccaaataaaagaaaattaataaagctCTGATATATAAttactctttttttttttttttaaatctttacAAATACAACTTCCTTTATAATCTATTTATTACCTTGGCTTAAACAAATACAACAAATCTCgtcagaaaataataattcgCTTCCACTATATTcgtattttattattctccCTTCCCCTTTGCTCCTCTTTAATACTAAGCTTATATCTGAGATGCttatatttatactttCTCTTATTTTCCATGTATTGCCGTTTACATGTCTAATATTATGCACACTTTAATGATGCAAATGTGGCGGCAAAAATGCCCGCCAGACATGCCATATGGCGGTAATGGTGGGGAATTGTGTAAAAGATTAAAAGAGCTAATTTAGTAGAGAATATAAAGGATGGAAAAGAGGGATTATGTTAGGTAGAGGAGAGGACAATGTGAATGATAGAGACAGTAATAGTTTGGAAGATAGTGTGAACGGTTTAGTGGAGGATGAATTGGCAGAGATGATATTGCTGCAGGAAGTGTATGATTTAAGGTTggagaaaaagaaaattagaGTTGCTGGAATTGTAAAATCCGTGGACTTGATTGAGCAGGAGATTGCGATATTCTACGAGTCCAGAAGCTTAAGAGTGAGTTTGAGGTATGGATTTTAACTTATAAAGTGCATGGTTTTGGTGAAGGAAAGTAAATATAtagataataattattgaaaaaaaaagaaattaaaagaagGGGAGGAGCCATCGTAGTCAGGTGTGTAATAAGGATAAAAATAACCAATAACACGAGCAATGCTGGCGCCTTTACACGTCATTTCAATGTTTTTAGGTTTTAAACATTGTTTTACCAAAATCATGTATCATTTCCatagagaaaaaaaactttttttcttcgAGTAGAAATGATTACTAGATTAATTATctaactttaatattaatttatttttaggAACTTGAAAAAACCAAGGATTCAAAGCATAGAAAAAGGAAGTAAGGTGGAAGTTATAGGTTACATAATAAATCAGGAAGATTTCAATACATGCGAACTGAAAGAAAGCAAAACTAAGGGGAATTTGGTTATGATCGCTCAAGTAATAagaaatattgatgaaacTAATTTATATTTCCATCAATTAAGTATTATTTTACGTAGAAAAATACTAAATTCCGtgaatattatatattaaagggttataatttaattaattttattttctaattggtttttttttgcataGCTTGTAtcatatattaaattatcaataataaatgggTGTCTGCTAATTGATTCAATCCATTCAATCCATCTAAATAggtaaagaaaaaagagtTAATTTCAAAGTCAGATTTtgttcaatttttttttttattaaataatttatgtaatcgtaattattattgaattacgtgttttttgcatgcatgcaaaaaataacggtaattaaataaattattaaaaaaaaaaattggtaTTAGTGATCCCAAAGTAAACTTACTTGTTATAGTTTTCTTCTGAAATAGTTGAATAGATTTTGGAGTAGATTGAGTTAACTTTAAAAGATTCCATTTCTTTAACAAAATGGCAATCCTTAATATGAAATGAGAGAAATTGAATTGCAAAATCAGTTTGATCAGTGGAAATGCTTCTTTTTGTATTATATGAGTTATAAAAAACTCTATCTAGAAGAAGTCCTTGGCTTGGAGCTAAATGAATGGAAAATTTATCGGGTAAAAAACAAAGTTGAATTCCATTGCTTGGAGCTGTTCCTCTAAAAATTTCTATAGCTAATGCTAccatttttcttatttggTGCAATAGAAATGACTGGCCTTTAATTATAATCTTAATAAGGTTAATTTCCCCTTTAATTTCGTTTTGACTAACTTTTACtactttaatttcttcaatatgCCTCCAAGAAGTGGAATCTTCATAACTTGATTTTGATGTAAAATTATGAAAACTATGTGTACCAATAtattcattcaaaattgaTTGAAATCTCTTTAAATCTTCATCTGATAAACTGAATCTCCTTTTTGGGTCTAAATAATCCtcaattttataatttacCAACCTGTAATCATTTCCAAAACCATAGTTGTTGAGTCTATTAGTTTGATGAAATTCAAACTGTTTCATCCTCTCTCCTTTTTCATCATCctcatcatcttcttctctTTCAACTTCTTCTTCGATTTCATTGACTTCAGGGTTATGGTTTAAACTTGTATTGATAGtttctctttttctttttttacttgcattctttaattcatttaatcCTTTCTCAAATCTAGATAAGCTTGCTTTGTTAAGCTCTTCTTTGAAATCATcattgttaatatttacaTGTTTAAGAAGAAATTCAGGCATTAAGTATTCGTATTGTCTTCTAGAACAATCTGTTCTGGCATCAAAATTCTTTGTTACTCTAAAAATCTTAAAAACCttaatttttgttgatTCTAAAAGTTCATTGAGTTTAGTTACTATATAATCAAGAATCAATAATTCATCCAAAAATTCatccaaattattttttaaaactaATGAAGCTCCTCCTAATAGAGGATTTATACTCTGAATTTTATCTACTCcattcttatttaaaatatctcTCTCTTCTTTAAGTCTTTTACAgatttctattattttttcatcaacatccttattctttaaaataagTTCTAACTCgtcatttattttaattttagcTCTAAAAGATACTACTTGACAAACTGAATGTACCCCTTTATCAGTTCGCCCAACTCTAGACCACTtaatcttctttaataatcCTCCTTGATCATCATTTTGTTCattacttaaaaaaaacatacCAAGCTTCTCTAAACAATCTTCCATTTCTCCTTCAATAGTTCTCAATTCTTCTacctttttattatttctcaTTTGAATCTGCATCCCATGATAATCTGATCCATCATATCCAAAGGACATGCAATATGTTTTCATAGGGATTACCTCTTTCatcttaatttttcaatttttttccttttaacttataataaaaaaaaccTATCTAATTATCTAAaacatttattatattagaaatagTAATCAAATGAAATCAGaaaaactttttttaatcttgaaatatcactttaaattcaaaaccTTAGATTACTAATATTTTCCTCCAtctaattatattttttgataCTTAGAAAAGTCTAGACTAGTTACCGGTAActagttttttttattaaaaaattacttttaatattcttcataaccaaaaattattttatacttaaatattttaaataattaatgcCGGTATAGAAAGTagttttttctaatttacCGCCTAAActgaatttttttaatgcaTGCAAGtacaataattaaattattaaaagtgttgaattttctttttaaattatattaagaAACTTTTTGACTTTAGAACTATTCATCGtcatcatcaatatttgaagcTGAGCTTTGACCATTGTTACCAGCTCTTCCGCCTCTAGTCATTTTCTTTACGATGAATGCTAATTTAGATATATTACTATTGAGTCTCTTGATTACatcctttctttttttattttttgaaatcaATTTACTAACTTTAGCTTCCAAAGCAGATAATCTGGTCTCAACATCTCCTCCAATTACATCTCCAGTACCTGCGCCGCCAGTACCACCAGCACCACCAGCACCACCGGTGTTGTTATATAAGTTAATTAAGGTCAATCTTGGATTTCCATTCTTCCTTGCTTGTTTAAGTTGTTTTTTAAGCTcttttacttttttcttcGCATCTTTCTTGTTCATACCAGATGAAGTCatcattttaattaattctttttcatcttttttgtcttgtttcttttgtttctttttctcttctttcGTTAGTTCTGCTGTAGATGCAGCTCCAGCGGTTACATCAGTAATAGAGTCAGATGCGTCTTGAATTCCTGAATTTGAGTCTGTATCAGAATTAGCATTAGCGGCCCCACTACCACTAAAACCTccagaattattaaataattgcATTAGTGTTAATTGAGgattattctttctttcaGCCTTAAGTTGTTTCTTTAGCTCTTTTAGCTTCTTACTAACTTCTTTTGAAGGTACATTATCTTTCTTTcccaaatttttaatttcccTTTCATCctctttatcttttttcttcatttccTTAGCTTGAGCTTTTGCTGAGGCCTTTTCttgtttcttcttttctttttcttgtttCTTCCTTTCCTTCTCttccttcttttttctttttttttcttctttgtttttacttttagattttttcttttttgaaagtTGAACAAGTGAAACATTTTCAAAGACAATACCAGtttgtttttcttctaaaaaGAAGGAAAACCCAGGTTTTCTTTCAAACAATTCTGATCGAAAGAATTCATCTACTAAGAATGAACAGCTTTTTCTTAAATGGTGGCTTTCTTCTCCACTAAATAAAACAATAGCACTCAAACTTAATAGTGAGTAACCATAGAAAAGGagtttttttattttactCATCCTCCAATTGATTTGTTCTCGTCTCTTTCTGAACTTACTCAGCAACTTATACCTTATATATgcatatattatttttgtttataagtatttttaaatatatccaattatcaataaaatattcCTCATATTTGCACCTGTGCATGCATTCATAATAATGTGTGACTATTTTGATTGGCGCCAACCcattagtaatattaaatttaaagatttttaaAGTGAAAAGAAGATATTTTTGAGTTCTAAAGCAATGGAATTTGTTATATAGTTTTACTGAAATGGAAACAGATTGATTGTTTTTTTCTACTTTTTTCCCCATTCTATCTTTCTTTCATAAtaaattccaataaaatACATTGCTAATAGTTAGTTTGttatatagaaaaaatttttgaatttatttggggtttaaattagaaaaacaaagataaattaaataattttttgagtaatctttgaaaatttattccaattctaattctaactaaataaaaactcgtaattttttttagatttaaataaGCTTAAATGTAGAATTAACTTCTAATAGATTTTTGTCATCTAAATTATCAATCAGCTCATATTTCAgtcaaaattttttttatattattgatttattttatcCCACATATCatactttattaataaaaatgatgaaagaTGCACTcacaattattttcaacaataatgaatataaaaacCTAGTTAGAAAGTAAGTGTAATTTCTTCCACTTAATCTTAATCAGTTAcgttttatttaatatcttGTATAccattaaaatataaataaccAAATTAAATAACGTTGGTTTGAAGTGTTTGCCGCCATTTGTGTGCattgtattaaaataaataataaaataagatGCGtgtaaaaatatttgtgggttagaattgaaataattaatatttgtgtagaatttaaattaaaataatactttttgGTATGAGGTGAAGTGGTTTGATAAtcatataatttattatttagaaaCAACCTTAAAAGCCAATTTGATATTTAGCCggaaatattttcattacttAGTCAAGTCAATTTGACATTAACAAAGTATATTTTCattgatatatatatatatatatataaagaaaaatgtcAGCTGCTGAAGTAAGTTTTGACTACAGGTATACttgaagtttttttttatattttttttaattaaaaaaaatattcaatagcTCTGTTTCCTTCTTTAGGTGAGAATAAGAAAGAAACAAAAgcaataattcattttttgaattttcgaaaatttataaattacTTCAAGTATCCCTTCCTTGCCGTGTTTTCTATTTAAACTCAAATACTCATCTTAAACTGCTAGATTGAAAACTGTGCCAACATTCTTGAttgtgaaaaaaaaaatcaatatgATTTAAAACTATCCCATAGAATTCTAATTTTGGCGGGTGTTTTTGTTAGGTAAGTTTATCGCATGTATTACTTATTAAAGAAGtaaattaaacaaaatatttgatttataaAATCTAGTGAAGATAAAGTACAAGAGTATATGGAAACCAACTCCAAAACTTCTTTAACCATTGAGGTAAGTCTAATTTCTAAGATTTATGCAATTTCAAAAACGATGTTGTATCAACCCATAAAGTAAATTATCCagaaaatttttatatttattcaacTTTAATACACTCCAATCTTTTTACAGGATTTAAAATCATTTGCGGGAAATGCTAAGTCAGGTATTCCTACTAAAGattctattaaaaatatgtttAACCTATTAGATGTTGGTAAATCCGGCCAAGTTGACCTCGAACTACTTAAATATGGACTTACATCCATTGGTGCTGACAAATTTAATGGATTTGAAATGGAAGATTTCTACAAATCATTGAATATTAATCTAGAAGAAACAAAAACTGTCACTATTGACCAAATGGTTGATCATATAATGGAATTACTAACAGCATTCAAATAAAGTCTAGATTTTACTCCTTATCTGATATCTTAAActtattttaaatcaattaaatatattactttgccattttcataatttattatttaatgcatatttatttcttttttttaatttgatttgcATGATTTTCCCGCCTACatgtaattattttatttaatatttcattctGTCccatttttaaatattaaatatcaaaatttaacAAATACCGAAGATTCTGAAAGAACTTGTTCTATAAAAACCTGTTTGCTTAAGTTAAGAGAAACTTGAGAGTTAAAGAGCTGTTTAACTATTGAAATTGTAAATTATTACATAGgggaaaataaaaatattatatgtatatataacatattatatgtatatataacatattatatgtatatataacataatatatatatatatatataagtgtatatatatatatatatatatatatgttataatatat from Cryptosporidium parvum Iowa II chromosome 8, whole genome shotgun sequence encodes the following:
- a CDS encoding caltractin, centrin, which codes for YWQFDFILKKMDSTEVRELRDVFDLLDGKSGLDVGFLRAAATCMDIPLDNTVIGRLNSLTQECGGKLDFAGFVSLVNSGNEIKKFTVEDAVNIFSCLDIKKTGTIDLEDLSACASRLGLSMSEEELKTMLTNLDGDGDNAISPDDLLSALHRYSEKC
- a CDS encoding Pus1p-like type II pseudousynthas TruA, whose protein sequence is MKEVIPMKTYCMSFGYDGSDYHGMQIQMRNNKKVEELRTIEGEMEDCLEKLGMFFLSNEQNDDQGGLLKKIKWSRVGRTDKGVHSVCQVVSFRAKIKINDELELILKNKDVDEKIIEICKRLKEERDILNKNGVDKIQSINPLLGGASLVLKNNLDEFLDELLILDYIVTKLNELLESTKIKVFKIFRVTKNFDARTDCSRRQYEYLMPEFLLKHVNINNDDFKEELNKASLSRFEKGLNELKNASKKRKRETINTSLNHNPEVNEIEEEVEREEDDEDDEKGERMKQFEFHQTNRLNNYGFGNDYRLVNYKIEDYLDPKRRFSLSDEDLKRFQSILNEYIGTHSFHNFTSKSSYEDSTSWRHIEEIKVVKVSQNEIKGEINLIKIIIKGQSFLLHQIRKMVALAIEIFRGTAPSNGIQLCFLPDKFSIHLAPSQGLLLDRVFYNSYNTKRSISTDQTDFAIQFLSFHIKDCHFVKEMESFKVNSIYSKIYSTISEENYNK
- a CDS encoding signal peptide containing protien encodes the protein MSKIKKLLFYGYSLLSLSAIVLFSGEESHHLRKSCSFLVDEFFRSELFERKPGFSFFLEEKQTGIVFENVSLVQLSKKKKSKSKNKEEKKRKKKEEKERKKQEKEKKKQEKASAKAQAKEMKKKDKEDEREIKNLGKKDNVPSKEVSKKLKELKKQLKAERKNNPQLTLMQLFNNSGGFSGSGAANANSDTDSNSGIQDASDSITDVTAGAASTAELTKEEKKKQKKQDKKDEKELIKMMTSSGMNKKDAKKKVKELKKQLKQARKNGNPRLTLINLYNNTGGAGGAGGTGGAGTGDVIGGDVETRLSALEAKVSKLISKNKKRKDVIKRLNSNISKLAFIVKKMTRGGRAGNNGQSSASNIDDDDE